Proteins found in one Mytilus edulis chromosome 2, xbMytEdul2.2, whole genome shotgun sequence genomic segment:
- the LOC139512519 gene encoding acyl-CoA-binding domain-containing protein 5-like isoform X2, whose protein sequence is MATTPKERFDAAVKVIHGLPKEGPFQPSYEIMLTFYGLYKQATEGTCTKPKPWSWDIVAKKKWDAWNKLGTLTSEQAMDLYVEELKKSIALSTNKWNTMGDKDKRIVEAMPQEKPVRDFMSTIGTFYELIDERSPFEDEKRSSDLANGDTNRNVIQADISNGNEMAMNHSMLVDPLLKDLVKQDIKMNGMPRGFQDKDFGEDKPTESALSLLDSERENWDRISSIKNAQDQDINGGMNGLHDDQDDEDLDEAEVHTSEIQTQNHTRKNSEMLYDNIEHPVNGETMTVDKVPSSGDRLTSESESEEEFCDTSDQPSPEELSRMTSKDQQMSTPLKGNLQNNRQKYVHFSANPSLRTDVEVDQQTFSPIPNRLHRDNISMSRNFPFGLNFQQKSPHDSLIVHGPSEDSLNVTGLSEIGSENSNSSAQSNSLTKSEVLMEENIRTCGGGQISPPGGSSSGKLPSQGSYSTQGYRPVEGYGFYDGFPVEGGQGGDREGGRDPRYPPQMYGSVNEQIAVTLMRLQQDMHTVLQRLDSLEAVSRQQRKSEQSNSLFMSGWWPFPNLTGKTFLFVVIWPMFVYWLMSGRRRR, encoded by the exons ATGGCGACAACACCAAAAGAGAGATTTGACGCTGCAGTCAAAGTTATTCATGGTTTGCCAAAGGAGG GGCCCTTCCAGCCTTCATATGAAATAATGTTAACATTTTATGGGTTGTATAAACAAGCCACAGAGGGAACATGTACAAAACCAAAGCCATGGAGCTGGGATATAGTAGCAAAGAAGAAATG GGATGCTTGGAACAAGCTTGGAACTTTGACAAGTGAACAAGCCATGGATCTCTATGTTGAAGAACTAAAGAAG aGTATTGCCTTGTCCACAAACAAGTGGAACACAATGGGTGACAAGGATAAAAGG atTGTTGAAGCCATGCCACAAGAGAAGCCTGTTAGAGATTTTATGTCCACCATTGGAACATTTTATGAATTGATAGATGAGAGGTCACCATTTGAGGATGAAAAGCGTTCTTCTGATCTTGCTAATGGtgatacaaatagaaatgttATACAGGCAGATATAA GCAATGGAAATGAAATGGCAATGAACCACTCCATGTTGGTTGATCCTCTTCTTAAAGATCTAGTAAAACAAGACATCAAGATGAATGGAATGCCTAGAGGTTTTCAAGATAAGGATTTTGGTGAAGATAAACCAACAGAATCAGCTTTATCTCTTTTAGATTCAG AAAGAGAGAACTGGGACAGAATTTCTAGTATAAAAAATGCTCAGGACCAAGATATCAATGGCGGTATGAATGGTTTACATGATGACCAGGATGACGAAGATCTAGATGAAGCAGAAGTACACACATCAGAAATCCAGACCCAAAACCATACTAGGAAAAACAGTGAAATGCTTTACGATAATATAGAGCATCCAGTTAATGGTGAAACAATGACAGTTGATAAAGTGCCCTCTAGTGGTGACAGACTTACAAGTGAGAGTGAAAGTGAAGAGGAGTTTTGTGACACATCAGATCAACCATCACCG GAAGAGTTGTCAAGAATGACTTCTAAAGATCAACAGATGTCAACACCATTAAAaggaaatttacaaaataatagaCAGAAATATGTTCATTTTAGTGCTAATCCATCGTTACGGACTGATGTTGAAGTAGATCAACAAACATTTTCACCCATTCCAAATCGTTTACATCGAGATAATATATCAATGTCAAGGAACTTCCCTTTTGGATTAAATTTTCAACAGAAGTCTCCACATGATAGTTTAATTGTTCATGGACCATCAGAAGATTCATTAAATGTTACAGGGCTTAGTGAAATAGGGAGTGAAAATTCAAATTCATCTGCACAATCAAATAGTTTAACCAAATCTGAAGTTTTAATGGAAGAAAATATAAGGACTTGTGGTGGGGGTCAGATTTCCCCACCTGGTGGAAGTTCTAGTGGGAAACTTCCCAGTCAGGGATCATACAGCACACAGGGTTACAGACCAG TTGAAGGTTATGGGTTTTATGATGGCTTCCCTGTTGAGGGAGGACAAGGAGGTGACAGAGAGGGAGGTAGGGACCCTCGATATCCACCACAGATGTATGGATCAGTCAATGAACAGATTGCTGTCACATTAATGAGGCTTCAGCAAGATATGCACACAGTATTACAAAGGCTAGACAGCTTAGAAGCTGTTTCTAGGCAACAG agaaaatctgaacAAAGCAATTCATTATTT ATGTCTGGTTGGTGGCCTTTCCCTAACTTAACAGGGAagacatttttgtttgttgttatctGGCCTATGTTTGTATACTGGTTAATGTCAGGAAGGAGAAGAAGGTAA
- the LOC139512519 gene encoding acyl-CoA-binding domain-containing protein 5-like isoform X3: MATTPKERFDAAVKVIHGLPKEGPFQPSYEIMLTFYGLYKQATEGTCTKPKPWSWDIVAKKKWDAWNKLGTLTSEQAMDLYVEELKKIVEAMPQEKPVRDFMSTIGTFYELIDERSPFEDEKRSSDLANGDTNRNVIQADISNGNEMAMNHSMLVDPLLKDLVKQDIKMNGMPRGFQDKDFGEDKPTESALSLLDSERENWDRISSIKNAQDQDINGGMNGLHDDQDDEDLDEAEVHTSEIQTQNHTRKNSEMLYDNIEHPVNGETMTVDKVPSSGDRLTSESESEEEFCDTSDQPSPEELSRMTSKDQQMSTPLKGNLQNNRQKYVHFSANPSLRTDVEVDQQTFSPIPNRLHRDNISMSRNFPFGLNFQQKSPHDSLIVHGPSEDSLNVTGLSEIGSENSNSSAQSNSLTKSEVLMEENIRTCGGGQISPPGGSSSGKLPSQGSYSTQGYRPVEGYGFYDGFPVEGGQGGDREGGRDPRYPPQMYGSVNEQIAVTLMRLQQDMHTVLQRLDSLEAVSRQQRKSEQSNSLFMSGWWPFPNLTGKTFLFVVIWPMFVYWLMSGRRRRTN; this comes from the exons ATGGCGACAACACCAAAAGAGAGATTTGACGCTGCAGTCAAAGTTATTCATGGTTTGCCAAAGGAGG GGCCCTTCCAGCCTTCATATGAAATAATGTTAACATTTTATGGGTTGTATAAACAAGCCACAGAGGGAACATGTACAAAACCAAAGCCATGGAGCTGGGATATAGTAGCAAAGAAGAAATG GGATGCTTGGAACAAGCTTGGAACTTTGACAAGTGAACAAGCCATGGATCTCTATGTTGAAGAACTAAAGAAG atTGTTGAAGCCATGCCACAAGAGAAGCCTGTTAGAGATTTTATGTCCACCATTGGAACATTTTATGAATTGATAGATGAGAGGTCACCATTTGAGGATGAAAAGCGTTCTTCTGATCTTGCTAATGGtgatacaaatagaaatgttATACAGGCAGATATAA GCAATGGAAATGAAATGGCAATGAACCACTCCATGTTGGTTGATCCTCTTCTTAAAGATCTAGTAAAACAAGACATCAAGATGAATGGAATGCCTAGAGGTTTTCAAGATAAGGATTTTGGTGAAGATAAACCAACAGAATCAGCTTTATCTCTTTTAGATTCAG AAAGAGAGAACTGGGACAGAATTTCTAGTATAAAAAATGCTCAGGACCAAGATATCAATGGCGGTATGAATGGTTTACATGATGACCAGGATGACGAAGATCTAGATGAAGCAGAAGTACACACATCAGAAATCCAGACCCAAAACCATACTAGGAAAAACAGTGAAATGCTTTACGATAATATAGAGCATCCAGTTAATGGTGAAACAATGACAGTTGATAAAGTGCCCTCTAGTGGTGACAGACTTACAAGTGAGAGTGAAAGTGAAGAGGAGTTTTGTGACACATCAGATCAACCATCACCG GAAGAGTTGTCAAGAATGACTTCTAAAGATCAACAGATGTCAACACCATTAAAaggaaatttacaaaataatagaCAGAAATATGTTCATTTTAGTGCTAATCCATCGTTACGGACTGATGTTGAAGTAGATCAACAAACATTTTCACCCATTCCAAATCGTTTACATCGAGATAATATATCAATGTCAAGGAACTTCCCTTTTGGATTAAATTTTCAACAGAAGTCTCCACATGATAGTTTAATTGTTCATGGACCATCAGAAGATTCATTAAATGTTACAGGGCTTAGTGAAATAGGGAGTGAAAATTCAAATTCATCTGCACAATCAAATAGTTTAACCAAATCTGAAGTTTTAATGGAAGAAAATATAAGGACTTGTGGTGGGGGTCAGATTTCCCCACCTGGTGGAAGTTCTAGTGGGAAACTTCCCAGTCAGGGATCATACAGCACACAGGGTTACAGACCAG TTGAAGGTTATGGGTTTTATGATGGCTTCCCTGTTGAGGGAGGACAAGGAGGTGACAGAGAGGGAGGTAGGGACCCTCGATATCCACCACAGATGTATGGATCAGTCAATGAACAGATTGCTGTCACATTAATGAGGCTTCAGCAAGATATGCACACAGTATTACAAAGGCTAGACAGCTTAGAAGCTGTTTCTAGGCAACAG agaaaatctgaacAAAGCAATTCATTATTT ATGTCTGGTTGGTGGCCTTTCCCTAACTTAACAGGGAagacatttttgtttgttgttatctGGCCTATGTTTGTATACTGGTTAATGTCAGGAAGGAGAAGAAG gacAAACTAA
- the LOC139512519 gene encoding acyl-CoA-binding domain-containing protein 5-like isoform X1, with product MATTPKERFDAAVKVIHGLPKEGPFQPSYEIMLTFYGLYKQATEGTCTKPKPWSWDIVAKKKWDAWNKLGTLTSEQAMDLYVEELKKSIALSTNKWNTMGDKDKRIVEAMPQEKPVRDFMSTIGTFYELIDERSPFEDEKRSSDLANGDTNRNVIQADISNGNEMAMNHSMLVDPLLKDLVKQDIKMNGMPRGFQDKDFGEDKPTESALSLLDSERENWDRISSIKNAQDQDINGGMNGLHDDQDDEDLDEAEVHTSEIQTQNHTRKNSEMLYDNIEHPVNGETMTVDKVPSSGDRLTSESESEEEFCDTSDQPSPEELSRMTSKDQQMSTPLKGNLQNNRQKYVHFSANPSLRTDVEVDQQTFSPIPNRLHRDNISMSRNFPFGLNFQQKSPHDSLIVHGPSEDSLNVTGLSEIGSENSNSSAQSNSLTKSEVLMEENIRTCGGGQISPPGGSSSGKLPSQGSYSTQGYRPVEGYGFYDGFPVEGGQGGDREGGRDPRYPPQMYGSVNEQIAVTLMRLQQDMHTVLQRLDSLEAVSRQQRKSEQSNSLFMSGWWPFPNLTGKTFLFVVIWPMFVYWLMSGRRRRTN from the exons ATGGCGACAACACCAAAAGAGAGATTTGACGCTGCAGTCAAAGTTATTCATGGTTTGCCAAAGGAGG GGCCCTTCCAGCCTTCATATGAAATAATGTTAACATTTTATGGGTTGTATAAACAAGCCACAGAGGGAACATGTACAAAACCAAAGCCATGGAGCTGGGATATAGTAGCAAAGAAGAAATG GGATGCTTGGAACAAGCTTGGAACTTTGACAAGTGAACAAGCCATGGATCTCTATGTTGAAGAACTAAAGAAG aGTATTGCCTTGTCCACAAACAAGTGGAACACAATGGGTGACAAGGATAAAAGG atTGTTGAAGCCATGCCACAAGAGAAGCCTGTTAGAGATTTTATGTCCACCATTGGAACATTTTATGAATTGATAGATGAGAGGTCACCATTTGAGGATGAAAAGCGTTCTTCTGATCTTGCTAATGGtgatacaaatagaaatgttATACAGGCAGATATAA GCAATGGAAATGAAATGGCAATGAACCACTCCATGTTGGTTGATCCTCTTCTTAAAGATCTAGTAAAACAAGACATCAAGATGAATGGAATGCCTAGAGGTTTTCAAGATAAGGATTTTGGTGAAGATAAACCAACAGAATCAGCTTTATCTCTTTTAGATTCAG AAAGAGAGAACTGGGACAGAATTTCTAGTATAAAAAATGCTCAGGACCAAGATATCAATGGCGGTATGAATGGTTTACATGATGACCAGGATGACGAAGATCTAGATGAAGCAGAAGTACACACATCAGAAATCCAGACCCAAAACCATACTAGGAAAAACAGTGAAATGCTTTACGATAATATAGAGCATCCAGTTAATGGTGAAACAATGACAGTTGATAAAGTGCCCTCTAGTGGTGACAGACTTACAAGTGAGAGTGAAAGTGAAGAGGAGTTTTGTGACACATCAGATCAACCATCACCG GAAGAGTTGTCAAGAATGACTTCTAAAGATCAACAGATGTCAACACCATTAAAaggaaatttacaaaataatagaCAGAAATATGTTCATTTTAGTGCTAATCCATCGTTACGGACTGATGTTGAAGTAGATCAACAAACATTTTCACCCATTCCAAATCGTTTACATCGAGATAATATATCAATGTCAAGGAACTTCCCTTTTGGATTAAATTTTCAACAGAAGTCTCCACATGATAGTTTAATTGTTCATGGACCATCAGAAGATTCATTAAATGTTACAGGGCTTAGTGAAATAGGGAGTGAAAATTCAAATTCATCTGCACAATCAAATAGTTTAACCAAATCTGAAGTTTTAATGGAAGAAAATATAAGGACTTGTGGTGGGGGTCAGATTTCCCCACCTGGTGGAAGTTCTAGTGGGAAACTTCCCAGTCAGGGATCATACAGCACACAGGGTTACAGACCAG TTGAAGGTTATGGGTTTTATGATGGCTTCCCTGTTGAGGGAGGACAAGGAGGTGACAGAGAGGGAGGTAGGGACCCTCGATATCCACCACAGATGTATGGATCAGTCAATGAACAGATTGCTGTCACATTAATGAGGCTTCAGCAAGATATGCACACAGTATTACAAAGGCTAGACAGCTTAGAAGCTGTTTCTAGGCAACAG agaaaatctgaacAAAGCAATTCATTATTT ATGTCTGGTTGGTGGCCTTTCCCTAACTTAACAGGGAagacatttttgtttgttgttatctGGCCTATGTTTGTATACTGGTTAATGTCAGGAAGGAGAAGAAG gacAAACTAA